Proteins from a genomic interval of Medicago truncatula cultivar Jemalong A17 chromosome 3, MtrunA17r5.0-ANR, whole genome shotgun sequence:
- the LOC25490683 gene encoding receptor-like protein EIX2, with amino-acid sequence MILGENKFSGIIPMNLSQKLEVVILRANQFEGTIPRQLFNLPYLFHLDLALNKLSGSIPECVYNLTDMVTFEEEELPAGTTIELFTKGQDYMYRVSPKRRTIDLSANSLSGEVPLELFRLVQLQTLNLSHNNLIGTIPKVIGGMKNMESLDLSNNKFCGEIPQSMSVLTFLGFLNLSCNNLNGKIPTGTQLQRINASSYIGNPKLCGAPLNNCTMKEENPKTATPSTKNEDDDSIKESLYLGMGVGFAVGFWGICGSLFLIRKWKHAYFRFVDRVRDKIYVTLIVKLNRFKRN; translated from the coding sequence ATGATTTTGggagaaaataaattttcaggAATCATACCAATGAACTTATCACAAAAATTAGAAGTCGTCATATTGAGAGCTAACCAATTTGAAGGGACTATCCCAAGGCAATTATTCAATCTTCCTTATTTGTTTCATTTGGACCTTGCTCTAAACAAACTTTCAGGATCTATACCAGAATGTGTCTATAACTTGACTGATATGGTTACATTTGAAGAGGAGGAATTACCAGCAGGTACCACAATTGAGTTGTTTACAAAAGGTCAAGATTATATGTATCGAGTAAGTCCAAAAAGACGAACCATTGACCTTTCAGCAAATAGCTTGTCTGGAGAAGTGCCTTTGGAATTGTTTAGGCTTGTTCAGCTTCAAACGTTAAACTTATCTCACAATAATTTGATTGGAACAATACCAAAAGTGATTGGAGGCATGAAAAATATGGAATCTCTCGATCTCTCTAATAATAAGTTTTGTGGTGAAATTCCTCAGAGCATGTCTGTCTTAACCTTTTTGGGTTTTTTGAATTTATCTTGCAATAATTTAAACGGAAAAATCCCAACTGGAACACAACTTCAAAGAATTAATGCATCGAGTTACATTGGGAATCCTAAACTATGCGGAGCTCCTCTCAATAATTGTACCATGAAAGAAGAAAATCCTAAAACTGCAACACCATCTACAAAGAATGAAGATGATGACTCTATCAAAGAATCATTGTATCTAGGGATGGGAGTTGGATTTGCAGTAGGTTTCTGGGGGATTTGTGGTTCTTTGTTCCTTATTAGAAAATGGAAGCATGCATACTTTCGGTTTGTTGATAGAGTGCGTGATAAGATCTATGTTACTTTGATCGTAAAGTTAAACCgatttaaaagaaattga
- the LOC25490684 gene encoding receptor-like protein EIX2 translates to MTILTSQMSLFLLLLLSITTFHKTMCSNHTVVRCNEKDQETLLTFKQGINDSFGRISTWSTEKDCCAWRGVHCDNITGRVTKLDISYNQLEGEMNLCILKLEFLSYLDLSVNDFDVIRISSIQHNITHSSKLLYLDLSYNYPILHMNNLDWLSSLSSLKYLNLTEIDLHKETNWFQAVNSLSSLLELQLRECNLNKFPSVEYFNLSSLVTLDLSGNKFTSYLPNWLQIVNSLPSLLELKLSGCSLNNFVINPSIQYLNLSSLVTLYLSDNDFTSHLPDGFFNLTKDLTSLYLSFNNIHGEIPSSLLNLQNLRHLDLSYNQLQGSIPDGIGNLSSLSYLSIGSNNFSGEISKLTFSKLSSLDWLDLSNSNFVFKFDMDWVPPFQLSHLSLKNTTQGPQFPSWIYTQTSLQSLDLSSSRIALVDRNKFLSLIERIPNELSLSNNSIAEDISNLTLNCSILFLDHNNFVGGLPNISLIAQIVDLSYNSFSGSIPHSWKNLKELRVMNLWSNRLSGELPLYFSNRKQLETMNLGENEFSGTIPIMMSQNLKVVILRANKFEGTIPQQLFNLSYLIHLDLAHNKLSGSMTKCVYNLTRMVTIHETSLFTTTIEFFTKGQDYVSRIQQERRTIDLSANNLSGEVPLEFFQLVQVQTLNLSHNNFVGTIPKTIRGMKNMESLDLSNNKFFGEIPQGMSLLTFLDYLNLSYNNFDGRIPIGTQLQSFNASSYIGNPKLCGVPLNNCTTEEENPKNAENEDDESIRESLYLGMGVGFAVGFWGICGSMFLIRKWRHAYFRLVDTVCDYLYVTLIVKLNSFR, encoded by the coding sequence ATGACCATTCTTACTTCACAAATGTCACTCTTTTTGCTTCTACTTTTATCTATAACAACATTCCACAAAACCATGTGCAGCAATCACACAGTGGTTCGATGCAATGAGAAAGATCAAGAGACACTGTTAACCTTCAAACAAGGCATCAATGATAGTTTTGGTCGGATATCAACGTGGTCAACCGAAAAAGATTGTTGTGCTTGGAGAGGTGTCCACTGTGACAACATTACCGGAAGAGTTACAAAACTTGATATCAGCTACAATCAATTGGAAGGTGAGATGAATCTTTGTATTCTAAAACTTGAGTTTCTTAGTTACTTGGATTTGAGTGTGAATGATTTTGATGTGATAAGAATTTCATCCATTCAACACAATATCACACATTCATCTAAACTTCTCTACCTTGACTTATCGTACAACTATCCTATTCTGCACATGAATAATCTTGATTGGCTTTCTTCCCTTTCTTCCTTAAAATATCTCAACCTTACTGAAATTGATCTTCATAAGGAAACCAACTGGTTTCAAGCAGTGAATTCACTTTCTTCACTATTAGAATTACAGTTGCGTGAATGTAACTTGAACAAATTCCCATCTGTTGAGTATTTCAATTTATCTTCACTTGTAACTCTTGATCTTTCTGGAAACAAATTCACCTCTTATTTACCAAATTGGCTTCAAATAGTGAATTCACTTCCTTCACTATTAGAATTAAAGTTGAGTGGGTGCAGCCTGAACAACTTCGTGATTAATCCATCTATTCAGTATTTAAATTTGTCTTCACTTGTAACTCTTTATCTTTCAGATAACGATTTCACCTCTCACTTACCGGATGGGTTTTTTAATCTCACCAAAGATCTCACCTCTCTTTACCTTTCGTTTAACAATATTCATGGGGAGATACCTTCTAGCTTGCTAAACCTTCAAAATTTGAGACACCTTGATCTCTCTTATAACCAACTACAAGGATCAATTCCAGATGGAATAGGAAACCTCTCATCCTTAAGTTACCTATCTATTGGTTCTAATAATTTCTCTGgtgaaatttcaaaattaactttttccaaACTCTCTAGTTTAGATTGGCTCGACTTGAGCAATTCAAATTTTGTATTCAAATTTGATATGGATTGGGTTCCTCCTTTTCAACTCTCTCACCTTTCATTGAAAAATACAACTCAAGGCCCACAGTTTCCATCTTGGATATATACCCAAACGTCACTACAATCTCTCGACTTATCGAGCTCGAGAATTGCGTTGGTAGATAGAAATAAGTTCTTGAGCCTTATAGAAAGAATACCCAATGAACTTAGTTTGTCAAACAATTCGATTGCTGAAGACATATCTAACCTAACACTAAATTGTTCCATCTTATTCTTGGATCACAATAATTTCGTAGGAGGACTCCCAAACATATCACTAATTGCCCAAATAGTTGATTTGTCTTACAACTCCTTCTCAGGATCAATTCCGCATAGTTGGAAGAACTTGAAAGAACTGAGAGTCATGAACCTGTGGAGTAATAGGTTGTCAGGGGAACTTCCATTGTACTTCTCTAACCGGAAACAATTGGAAACCATGAACTTAggagaaaatgaattttctgGAACCATACCAATCATGATGTCACAAAACTTAAAAGTGGTCATATTGAGAGCTAATAAATTTGAAGGGACTATTCCGCAACAACTATTCAATCTCTCTTATTTGATTCACTTAGACCTTGCACATAACAAACTTTCTGGTTCTATGACAAAGTGTGTCTACAATTTGACTCGTATGGTTACTATTCATGAAACTTCTTTGTTTACTACCACAATTGAGTTTTTTACAAAAGGTCAAGATTACGTTTCGAGAATCCAACAAGAAAGGCGAACTATTGACCTTTCAGCGAATAACTTGTCTGGAGAAGTGCCATTGGAATTTTTTCAGCTTGTTCAAGTTCAAACGTTAAACTTATCTCACAATAATTTTGTTGGAACAATACCGAAGACGATTAGAGGCATGAAAAATATGGAATCTCTCGATCTATCTAATAACAAGTTTTTTGGTGAAATTCCTCAAGGCATGTCTCTCTTAACCTTTTTGGattatttgaatttatcatataataattttgaCGGAAGAATCCCGATCGGAACGCAACTTCAAAGTTTTAATGCATCGAGCTACATTGGCAATCCTAAATTATGTGGAGTTCCTCTTAATAATTGTACCACGGAAGAAGAAAATCCTAAAAATGCAgagaatgaagatgatgaatctATAAGAGAGTCGTTGTATCTAGGCATGGGAGTTGGATTTGCAGTAGGTTTTTGGGGGATTTGTGGTTCTATGTTTCTTATTAGGAAATGGAGGCATGCGTACTTTCGGTTAGTTGATACAGTGTGTGACTATCTTTATGTTACTTTGATAGTAAAGTTAAATAGCTTTCGCTGA